CAACTGAACTGGGTTGACGATCGTAATGATatctaatttgagataattggatggtgaattacTGTAAATCATAGGTGGATGTCCCTCACACATGAGTTCAAAGGTGAATCCTTTCAGACTGAAAGATCCCTCGCTCGAGGACGCCCCCTACGGGGGGAGCGTAGAgtgcgccctcgagcgacggatcttcccgTCTATATGGTTGttgactctgaaattacagtCAGTAATTGCACATGAGTATTCAGCACGGTGGGATTTGCTAGAAATAATAGCTTTGACATCTTTATTCAGAAAACTTGAATTAGGTACACATTACTCTGATTATTATTTTGCGAGTCAGACATGCAAAGAAAGCAAAGCACAGAAAATTCATTAGATATCACATACATTATCTTATGCAGTGCCCATGGTAACCCATGCCACTTCTGAACTCTGAGTTCACTAAGAAATTCGTGGAAATTTCTTGCATCAATAAGAGCTATCTTGAGTCAGCCTTCATCAACTGGCTTGGAGGTCGCCTTGATAGTATCTAAGATTTCAATGATAACTCCTGCAAGTCTTATTCTCAGACTTCTGCATTTCAAAGAACATTGAGAAGTTTCACGCaatactgaaaattttcaaGCACCACTCAagacaagtaaaatttctgaTGCTGAGAATCATTTGTGTGGCAATGGGTAATTCTATCGCTGTAAAACCCTAAATGAATATATTTCTTAGTTGATGATTATCTGAATGTGACATTAAAAAGTCACGTCTTTATGGAAGTAAACGGCAGAAacaacattttcatgaaaactagtACTGGTTGAAATGCCTTAACTTGgcataaaaatatatgaaatccAAATACATTTAGTTACCTAGATGACTTAGTGATACTTATTGaatataatttaaaatttattattCCAACTGAGATTTCAAAAAGCTGATATTTTTCTGATAGCTTTCACTTCTTGTTTTCTCTGTAATGCAGTGTGGATTGATTTTTTCCACTGTCACATTGAGGCATGGCTACACTTTGTAGCTTGTACTTTTGGGGATATTTTGGTCACGTTCAaaactttacataaatgtaaacttttgttgtatttcctgttttaatttttttctacgATACAGAAATGTGGTATCTCGTTCTACTCCCAAACTATGGTgaatgtatatgtatgaaaatGTGTCAACATAACTCCGTTTAGAATTCCAAATATTCagaaattgttttgaaacttgTCTAACCATTCAGAAATGATTTTTGAGAAAGCTTACTTAGTTATTTGAATCAGATGGTTTTCTGCTGTGTCAAAAAGTGTAACAAAAGTAGCATTCATAGGGTGTAGCCCCACCTTGATGTGCAAATGATATGGATGTTACCACTGTGATACTACGCATCCATCTTTACAGGCATGTTGTGCAGTTAATACACAAATTGaggagaaatttaaaatgacaaaaatcaacacGCTATTCCAGATCATATTTATCTGTGACCATTTTGCCATAGACAAATAGTACTCGATGGTTGCAGACAACAAGACTGATGGCTGAGCTAGCGCTAAATTATCCCTCTGAACTTATCCATGGAAACATGTGACTTGTCACGACTTTGAGTCAGTTTACTTTCATGTCActgttttttcacaaaaacttacaaaatctcatacttatatttgtttacagaGTTGAACTCAatcagaaattttgagtcactTCATGGTGATTAAGTTTTTCAATGAGTGATTAAGtttttaaatgagaaaaaaaatctttgtatttatatCAGCCTGCtgatttttcttttcttgtcGAAAAAAAGGACCCTTCATTCAAAAAGTGGTACAACAGCATTTAAGAAACTTTCCTCAAAttctttttctgaaaatctatCGACGGAATCACGGGCGTTTTGCCGTATTGCCATCCTGTCCTTGGCTGTCATTTTCAGGATGGTTTCCATGGCCTCGGCATAAGATTCTTCATCATCGGCCAGAAAGCCTGTTGGTTTGTTGTTGTATTCCACGACTATGTCCATCTTGGGTCCAGCAGAATTGTGGGCTAGGATCACGGTGCCTGCCGCCATGCACTCAACAACACCTAAACGGAAAAGAAggtaaaaatgaatgaatttgtAGAGGTCTATCAGGAATTGGATAGAAACTATCTAGACCAGAACTTCCAGTACTCTTTACTTGTGAATAGCTTCCTCGGCCTGATTGGTCTtttgagctaaaaatgaacaaatcttTTCCCATGAATTGTCTTCAATGAACTGTCCCCATTTTCTGTGAAATAAGTTCACACAGTCGCTCATATCAATATTACACTACATTTGAAGTAACATATGAAACTGAAGCTGTATGATTGTTTCACCCTTTCATCCCCATTTCCCtctctagaggtccaactttaccatagaaaacaatgtgattggttcaaaccattgtggtgaaagggttacaaCAAATTATCAAAGATGTTCTTGCAGAAATTTTGATGACATGAATGGGGTAAGTCATCATATTAAAACTTCACGGCTTACAAAAGCCACTCATGGCATCTGCCTTGTGTTTTTTGCATGGGAAATATTCACAGGAGACAAAAATGCACAATGGACATGTAATGATGAAATGCCAACATGTAAAGTAATATTGAAAAGAGTCAGTTTAAACATTACGCACTCACACCTGTTTTGATTTCTAATTCAATCCAGTTGAAACATACTGAAAAGTACAGGTAACATAAGTTTAAACATAGGCAAACTCTCCGCCATCTTATAATGACCGAACTCTCACAGAGTTTTTATCGCACGTTCATCAGTTTTCAGCTGTCTACTGTCTAAAAGTGCAATGCAGGCTTTGCTTTACCATGATAAACTGCTTTCCTAAATatgtataaaaatatttacCAATGCCAAAATGTTCATTCCACATGGTATGAAGACCAATGGTTGCTTCTCCCAGGTATTTCTTGAGATCGTCAAATGAGACATTCAGTTTGAATTCCACATGATGTCTTATTTTTAGTTCCTCACAAAGTTCCCTCAATGCGTCTACTCTGTCCGCATCACCCTGATTTCGACAACTACCGACAAGAATCAGAGTCACGTTGTCACGCTCGTTGTCCGGGAGCGTCTGTAAAAACTGGTGAAATGACTTTAACTGCAGCGGGTGATCTTTCTCTGGTCGGAACTGGGCTATCGAAACAATGCTGTGATTTTTCTTGTGACTGTCGTCAGTCAGAGGAAGTTTGAGGAACTCGACTGTGTCGCATGGAGGGTACACGATGGATGTTCTGTCTTTGGCATTCCAAAGTTGTGTGATGTGACCGTGAGTCCACGTGGAATTCACCATGACTACTTCGCATCGTGCTCCAGCTACGCCATAGATGAAAGCAAAAAGGCGATAATACAGCAGCTTTATGTTGGTCAACAAAGGACTGCGGGATATGAAATTTGGATTGTTGTACGTCTTGGTGCGTTCTTTGACTCGTGACAGCATATCAGTACTGATGGTTGGGTAGTGTACGTAACAGCCCACTCTACAAGCGCCAAGATACTTGAACAGTGGTATCGTGAACGCGTAGCCCATGGAGTCTATGTAGATATCTGGCACATACTTCATCATGGCTTCCCAACCTAGGAACAGGGAGCCCAGACTCTGTCCAAGGAGAGTGAAATAGGGCCAAGTGCTGGCTTCCACCCAGGATCTTCTCTTGAGAAAGACAAACTCTACAGGCCGTTTTACAACAATATTGAATCTGTTCCTTGCTTTCTGGATAATCTCTGGTCCGGTAACGTTTTGATCTCCTGTGTACACTACACACTTGATATTCTTGTACCTGAAAAATGCATTTGTCAATAAGGTTTTCAATTTAAAGAGCTTACCTTGATTTTATATATGtcaataatgtaaaacatgtcaCCTTACTGTGAACACATGTAAACTCTTTATGTTCATCAAATTGCAtctcaaaactttgaaagtaaAGTTGACTCATTTGTTCAGTTTAATGCAtatctttttgttttcatttccttcaaaggaaattttgaaatttagtgCACTGGATGTACCAGTACTGTCCTAGGAGGATGAAAGGTCAGAGTGCAAAGGTTGACCTACCTACTTTGGAGAGCATTGATGGCACACCACAGCACCCTCTCACCACCTCCCCCTGCATTACAGTATGGATGGAAGAACCCCACTGTTTTGGGCATCTTTCCATCTTTGTCCCGTGCTTTTAACTCTGGAAGAAGTTCCTTGGATCGCCTTCTTATCCATTCTCTCAGTCCCAGAAACACCAGTGCTGTGAGAGGGATCAACAGGACGCTGGCGATCAGAAGCCACAATACACCACTGTATAACAACCTGGAAGGGAATGAATGAATTGACACCATTAATTAAACAAATGTTCTTAAAAATTTTCTGTATTTGACACACTGAAGGTTCATGCCCAGTTCACAGAATGTGATAGCAGATGTACTTtagcaagttttgttttgttttgaggtTTTAAACCTTTTTTCCCTCACCTTCCCAAAAGTGCTGTGGATTGGGGCCAATGTCACTGCACCAGCCACAGGTGTGTGGGCAATAGTTGTGAAGATCTTCAGTGTAGCATGAATGCATGTGCCCATACTTTTGAATACAAAAGCTGCCTGAATGCTTATCATTTAACTCATCTACTATTGAATCACTACCAAATACAGCTACGAGAAAGTGAACAATTTCCATCAGTGCCATGgcacaacattttaccagttgGGGATCTTGTCATAACTTTCAATCTTTCTGTTTGGTAATTAGTAGCTGTTAGCTTGATGATGTAATAAATCACTGACAGCTTGTCCTCCTGGAGGATCCAGTGTTCGTTGCGCAGTGATTGTTTACATTCTCCAAATGTTTCTATACCCATTTTGGTTATACAGGAACTCATaatcaaaatttaatatttcaatggATAACTTATGGTGTAGAAACAGAAATTGTAAACACCTTAACAAACTGAATACAAGTGCAAAATATACACAGCAGATGTTTGGCCTCAAAACACACGACAATCTTTTACAAGTGTTCCACAATGTCACTCCATGTGAGGTCAGAGTACTGTTTATACCGTATCACATACGTTATATcatatgttgaaaatatgccCATCTTTGTAAGCGTCAATATCATTGGGCAGTTTTTTGCCAGGCCAAATTACATATGTCATAATACAGACCTGGAGGACAGCAAGAGCTTTAAGCTATTCCTTTTTTATGTTGGGATAAGAGGAGTACAGTTATCCCATGGAAGTTAATATCATTTTTAGTACTGTTGGATTTTGAGGAAGTTCTAggcattttttttaatattttgaataaCTATTAGCATCAGTATCAAAGcaatgtattttccagtatgcACTGTAATAAGAGCGAGGTATATAGCAAATGGGATTTGCTTACAAATGTTTCCATAGTACATGATCAATCGTTACTCTTAGTTAAAATAATGCACTTTATAATTCTTGactgttgttttgaaatttgattgtgATATTCACAGAAGATAATGAACTGATGAAGTGTATTCAATACTGCTATTTTTCCTGCCTTGTGATATTCAccaaaaaatacatttgtaaaggGATCCTGATTAAAATCACAAGGCTTGCGAGACCCTACAGTGACTTTTAATGTTATCATCGAGCAAGAAATCGCGGTttggtttggaaaaaaaattggtgCTTTTTTATTGGATTTCAACAAAACAGTAATTTTAATATCATTAATCATTACTGTTGTTTATAGGTATCATAATTAAtgcacaaaaagtcaaaaacaataGTTTGTTTGAAAGTATCAGTAAAAGTACGATTGTatcttgttgttttttaaaaaaacaacatatttgccAGCACTTGCTCTCCTCGGATTGCTAATAAAGGGTATCAACATGCATTGTTTTCCAAAGGGGATAACACCTGTCATACTCTGCCCCTGTGAGTACTCTAGTTTTTTTTCTCCGTCTTTGAAAGAAGGACGTatttaacttttatttttctcagattGCATTTTTCTTAGGCCATCAAAAATGGGTGAAATCTTTATATAAAAATTGTTGGACAACAAGGGCACCCTCTTGTACCATCTTTTCTTATCCCCCTACAATGATATTTCTATTTAACTACAGATATCAACTATCATTTGCTACAAATATCGAATATCATTGCAGCGGAAGGGGGCGTCAAGACGCATATAGAGAGCTACGGGACCTACACATGATTGTGGATGAGCCACAGAACACAGTCACCAACGAACCAGATTGAAGTTGAACAGAACACATGTTCTTCAAGATTTACAATACAGTCCACAAAAAACTTGTAAAGAGCGAATTACTTGAGAACACACACAGGCAATAGAATCCACCAAGTAAAATCAGTTCCTCTGAACGGCCTTGCCCAAGTTACACTTCCGGGTTGTTCGAGCGGAGCGCGATCTCGCTCCGGTAACTTGCGTCCGATCGCGATATTTCGGCATGCAAATACGACAGTGTCAACGTAGTCCGTTGACCTGAAAACTTACATTATTGTGCCAAACTCCAGTATTTCAGTAAACATCCTCCTGGCCATCTTGATTCCCTACAGATGGTTCACAACTGTGACGTGAAACGTATGCGTATGCGTACTCATTGAAACTGAAAGATTGCCTcatcggtgacctttgacacctATTGTTACACGAGAATTCCTCGAAACACCTTTCTTACATGGTTAACTGAAGGGTATCGTATCTCTTTCTGATATCAGAACAATACTTGTTTCGCCTTATACCAAATTCGTCAACGGTGCAAGTCTTCAAAGGCATCTACCTACCCGAAGAGCGAGATTGCCACAGTGACCATGAGCGCAGCCATTTTGAAGAtgggagaattgtgggtaattacCCCACACCAAGGTCAGCCGACCAACGTAGTAACATTTTCTCATCGACAAAGGTAAACTGTAAAGAGCAAAGATTCCAATTACTGCAGCGGAATCACCCTAATTATTTCGATTTGTCCTCAACTGAATAAATAATGCAACTTTCAAATGCATGACGATTCTGTAACGTCATGCGGCATGAAATGTGTAGAAAAACAAAGgctagttttcatatttttcttgaGGGCGCCCTCCCACAGGGTAATGTGAATTGTGGAAAGAGTCCGACCGGCCGGGCGATAGGAAAGCAGCAGGTGCATGTTTTAAACATAGGAAACTCAGTCTCCTGTGTTTCCTTGTTGCGTTTTTAAGGTTTTTTAACGAGAACATACATAGAATACACAACAAAATTGCTGAAACATGAagatgattgtttgtttgtttgaaagcaagagataaaactgtaaaatgaaAACTAGAACAGCACGCACACTCTGCCCAAACTAACACTATACCTAGGCAAATACAAATACGTACGTTgtatttgaatatatatatatatatatatatatatatatatatatatatatatatatatatatatatatatatatatatatatatatatatatatatatatatatatatatatatatatatatatatatatatatatatatatattatatatatatataatatatatgctgTTCTAGCGTccattttacattttgtgttATATCTattgttttattatttcaaacaaTTAAACATCTTCATGTTTCAGCTATGTTGTTATTtactctatgtatgtatctattctggaacaaacaaaacaaacagaaatcatgAACTTCAAACTTTTGAGAtatctagatataaataaataaataaatggaaaacaaaaccGAAATAGATAATTCCCTACTTTCGTTCGTAACATTTGACTTGGTCACGTCTCGAGACAGCCCCTCCAAACCTTGTTATTTGTCTCTGATCTTTAAAGCTGGGGTGTTTATGAGGCGTTTGAACAAAAACACTACTGTTATGGCGATCGAATGAATATACATGAATTTTCGCAAGAGAAGCTTCATTTGGTAATGGCGGCGCTATTCTGGCTTCCGCTTCTTCGTGAAAAATTAGTAGCCACCTTCATGAATCCCAGCTTATATTCGTGTTGGACTTTATAAGAAGAAAGGAAAATCACAAGTACAATGAAGAATGGTAAATTCTTtattatatttacattattgtaatACAGAATGAtatctagatataaataaacaaataaataaataaataaatggaaaacaaaaccGAAAAAGATAATTCCCTACTTTCGTTCGTAACATTTGACTTGGTCACGTCTCGCAAATAAGAGTGAAGGCCAAAGAGTTTGATCCATAGAATGCCATCATGTCTACTGTCAAAATCGTAATTGCAATAAATATGTATTTCAGAGGTATGCTACTGTTTTGCTATGGTATGTCTCAATATAATACTGTACAGTATTTCTATAGTGTGTCTCAATATAATCATGTACATTTCTATGGTATGTCGCGATTTTCGCACAGTTGCGTTCTGCTGTCTGTTATCTCTTTCTGTCTACGTCTTTTTGTTGACGATTTATCGGATGTGGATGAAGACAGATCATCTAGTTCACCTGCTTCGGGCAAAACGACATTCTTCGATAAAGTTTCAAGTTTCCTGTTGGTAGGTTTTTTGTAGCTGAAAATGATGGGAAAGATAGTCACGTGAGATGCTTGTGCAAATAATAATACAGTATCTTAGGTAtgcaattatttcaaaatttgaacatgtaGACCCCTAACACATACATTGTGTTGAGTGTTATCACTCTCTTGAGGTCACGCCAGGACAGCAAATGTATGTGTTCAATTGTTGTCCACCATTTTCAACATTTAGTCAGATTTTGTTGTAttcgatttgaataaaaagTGTTTTTAAGTCGCCAATAACGTTTTATAGCTTCTCAGAAATAGTCTACTGATGATGACAACGCGCACAAACTGTTGAAAACAGCCAGGGCCAGAACAGTTGAAAGTGATGTAAGGAATGACATGTTTACTTACAGTTTGAGTAACAGCGATGAACCAAGCACCGAGACGGATGACGCAGCCATCGCGGCAGCCGCCATCCATGGTTCCAACATGACGCAAATTGGCATCAGTACGCCTGTAGAAGATAGGGTTGGTGAAAAACCATTAGTTATTCATGATATATGCATAAATTTACTTATTGCGAGCCTTCATAAGTATGCAACCAACCAGAACACATGCATCgattcacacacacatacatatatattatgagagagagagagagagagagagagagagagagagagagagagagagagagagagagagagagagagagagagagagagagagagagagagacaggctGCCTTCTCGTAGGCACGTAGAGACTTATGAATAATGTATACTGACATACCTCACACATACCTCACCTATTACATACCTACTTCACCAAATATAAACTTAAACTTGACTGTAAAAAATAATTACTGCACTGAGCAATCACTCACCGGCAGCTATTGGAATGGCGACGACATTGTAGATGATAGCGAAACCAAAGTTCAAACGAATACGACGTATAGTCTTATTGGACAGGTCCATGGCCGCCACCACATCTAGTAGATTACTCTGTAATCAAACGGAGATTAATAAAATCCATTACAAATACTGATTTATTCTTAATGCTTTTCATGTATTTGCCACACATTCCGTTATATGTAATGGCGGAATGACGTTCTTTCATTTGCGACGTGCAAAGTCtaattattgttgttgtatgcCATCAACAACTGATAAACCACAGACGCTTTAAAAacgacaatagctgtaactcgtgataatattttcattatcttaTTGCAgaaacaataataacaataataatttatAATTCTTTTAACTAAAGTATGTCAGAGCAATACCATGAATTAGTCACATATGAAGGACTGTGTTGACAGGCTGGTTATTCTTCACTTCAGCATgattgggagtagaacaaaaaacttTCTGGGAGAAGAACAGGAACCGTCTGTTaaaaaacatgataaaaatatcgAAAAATACATTACAGATGAAATCATACAGCTAAGGGGTTTTAAGAAATATGTACACTGCCTTACCTTGATTAAAACAATATCTGCAGCTTCAACGGCAATGTCGGTTCCTGTTCCCACGGCAACACCAATGTCGGCTTGAGCAAGTGCTGGCGAGTCGTTGACACCGTCCCCTACCATGGCAACGACGTGGCCCCTGCCCTGTAGCTCCTGAACCGTCTTCACTTTGTCGGATGGAAGAACCTCAGCGCACACTCGATTTATTCCAACCTGACATATGATAATTTAGCATGTGAATACGTGAGGGAGAAACACACGGTTCAGAACACTGAAGGTTAACAAAACCGATAATCAGTCTGTATATACGGTGCAAATCTTTTGCTACATCATACAACATGGGTATACTATGTCCTGCATTTCAAATTGCTTTACGTTTTACAGGAATAGCTTCAAACATTCCTACGCTTCCTTTATCCATGAATATAGACCTACATATGCAAAGAACATCAGCAATCTCCCAAGAAGATAGAAACGGAGCACTGTTTATCCTTTAACGACGGCTGAGATGGAATTCATCTTTATacacagaaaatgaaaaaataacgCTGTTATGATACATGCGTTCTATTCTTCGTCCAAATGTCTCACCTGTTTAGCAATGGCGTCAGCGGTTTTCCTGTTGTCACCTGTCAAGAGTATGACAGACAGTCCCATTCCGTGGAGTGCACTCACAGCTAGCTGTGACTCTTCCTTGACAGTGTCAGCGACAACAACCATTCCTGCCAGAGTACCTGCAATCGACGCAAAAGAAACGATATCATCTCTCCGGCCGGATACATGGACAGGCAGACTGGTGATCGATATGGTGTAATAGCAGATAGATCAGTGGCTGTTCGGAGAGGGGCGAATTACTAGTAATGAATGGGTGGATATAGAAAGACTGACTGAGAGACGTTGATGGAAAGACAGACCTACATACATATACTCGTGTAAAGCGATACAAAAGACATATATCGAGATATAGTTTCGTAGAGGTACACGACGGATGAAAAGACAGAGTCTGATTATGAAGACCGACAGATTGGTATACGGTGAGACAGATGTatagataaacagacagaaagacagacagataaactaACTCATGTTGATTagtttatatttacatttttgtaagACAACAAAACGATTCTAGATCTTTTTTTCGATCCAATATTTACCATTTATGGCGACCAAAACAACACTGCGTCCTTGATCTTCATGCTCCGTCATTTCATCATCAATTGATGACGTAATGACCATGCCCGCCTGTGTCATCCACTCTCGCTTGCCTATCAGAACATGGTATTCCACGGAAGAGTTGTCTTCCTTTCCTGTCAAAAAGTGGAACGATACTCTCGGTTTTTCAATACATCGCCCTTTAGTACAATTTCTAGTTCTAGTCCTAAAGTCATGTAGAAATTCGTAGTATTCAACTCGTCAAAACAGCATAAATATTTTGTTGGTTACTGAATTTTATTCCCGAGTAGATTTCGTTTGTCAACAAAAGCATTACATATTGCACTTAATACTGTGCGTCGGCATGGCTGATAAGTCGAACTCCTAaatgctgggggggggggggggtgggatAAGATAATGTATTGTTTTCCAGAACAAAATATgtgagaatattttcaa
This DNA window, taken from Ptychodera flava strain L36383 chromosome 4, AS_Pfla_20210202, whole genome shotgun sequence, encodes the following:
- the LOC139131553 gene encoding GDP-Man:Man(3)GlcNAc(2)-PP-Dol alpha-1,2-mannosyltransferase-like isoform X1, which codes for MARRMFTEILEFGTIMLLYSGVLWLLIASVLLIPLTALVFLGLREWIRRRSKELLPELKARDKDGKMPKTVGFFHPYCNAGGGGERVLWCAINALQSRYKNIKCVVYTGDQNVTGPEIIQKARNRFNIVVKRPVEFVFLKRRSWVEASTWPYFTLLGQSLGSLFLGWEAMMKYVPDIYIDSMGYAFTIPLFKYLGACRVGCYVHYPTISTDMLSRVKERTKTYNNPNFISRSPLLTNIKLLYYRLFAFIYGVAGARCEVVMVNSTWTHGHITQLWNAKDRTSIVYPPCDTVEFLKLPLTDDSHKKNHSIVSIAQFRPEKDHPLQLKSFHQFLQTLPDNERDNVTLILVGSCRNQGDADRVDALRELCEELKIRHHVEFKLNVSFDDLKKYLGEATIGLHTMWNEHFGIGVVECMAAGTVILAHNSAGPKMDIVVEYNNKPTGFLADDEESYAEAMETILKMTAKDRMAIRQNARDSVDRFSEKEFEESFLNAVVPLFE
- the LOC139131553 gene encoding GDP-Man:Man(3)GlcNAc(2)-PP-Dol alpha-1,2-mannosyltransferase-like isoform X2 is translated as MAALMVTVAISLFGLLYSGVLWLLIASVLLIPLTALVFLGLREWIRRRSKELLPELKARDKDGKMPKTVGFFHPYCNAGGGGERVLWCAINALQSRYKNIKCVVYTGDQNVTGPEIIQKARNRFNIVVKRPVEFVFLKRRSWVEASTWPYFTLLGQSLGSLFLGWEAMMKYVPDIYIDSMGYAFTIPLFKYLGACRVGCYVHYPTISTDMLSRVKERTKTYNNPNFISRSPLLTNIKLLYYRLFAFIYGVAGARCEVVMVNSTWTHGHITQLWNAKDRTSIVYPPCDTVEFLKLPLTDDSHKKNHSIVSIAQFRPEKDHPLQLKSFHQFLQTLPDNERDNVTLILVGSCRNQGDADRVDALRELCEELKIRHHVEFKLNVSFDDLKKYLGEATIGLHTMWNEHFGIGVVECMAAGTVILAHNSAGPKMDIVVEYNNKPTGFLADDEESYAEAMETILKMTAKDRMAIRQNARDSVDRFSEKEFEESFLNAVVPLFE